CTTCGGCCTCAGCATGGACTACGAGATCTTCCTGCTGTCCCGGGTGCACGAGGCCTGGCTGCGCACCGGCGACGCCAAGGACGCCGTCGCCCACGCCCTGGAGATCACCGCCCGGGTCATCACCTGCGCGGCCCTGATCATGGTGAGCGTGTTCGCGGCGTTCATCATCAGCGACAACATCGTCGTCAAGATGCTGGGCCTCGGCCTCGCCGTCAGCGTGCTGATCGACGCCACCGTGGTACGGCTGCTCATGGTGCCCGCCGTCATGACCCTGCTGGGCGCGCGCGCCTGGTGGACCCCGCACTGGCTGGACCGGATCCTGCCGCACATCGACGCCGAGGGCGACGCGGAGACCCTCAGCGGTCCGCCGGACCCACCGGCGCGAGCACGAGCATCGTGACGTCGTCGCGGACGGCGGGGCAGTGGTGCAGGACGTCCGTCCACACCCGCTCGGCCGTCGTCGCCGGGTCGGCACCGGCGGCGAGAGCGGGCAGGCGGTCGAGCAGGGGGTAGAAGACTCCGGCGGCGTCCCTGGCCTCCGAGACGCCGTCGGAGGCCAGGAAGAGGCGGTCGCCGGGGCGCAGCGGCAGAACGTGGGCGGTGAGCGGGGCGCCCTCCGGGAGACCGAGCCCCAGGGGCGTCCACGGGACGACGTCCAGCTCCGTGGCCGTGCCCTCGCGCAGCAGCACCGGCGGGGGATGCCCGCAGACGACCACGCTCACGGCGTCCGCGTCCGGCGTGAACTCCAGCAGGACCGCCGTCGCGAACAGCTCGGCGTGCGTGACCCGCGCCGAGTCCACCGTCAGCCGCCGGTCGAGGCGGGCGGCGACCCGCGCCAGGTCCGGCTGGTCGAGCACCGCCTCCCGGAACGCTCCCAGGAGCGAGGCCACCGTCGCCACCGCCGCCAGCCCGTGCCCCTGGACGTCGCCCAGCACCGCCCGCACCCCGTGTTCGCTCGTCCGGACGTCGAAGAAGTCACCGCCGACCAGCGTCCCGCGCTGTGCCGCCCGGTACAGCCCCGCGCAGCGCACCGGACCCACCCGCCCGGGGACCGGCGGCACGACGGCGTTCTGCGCCGCCTCGGCGATCGTGCGCTCGGTGTCCAGCTGGGCGTCCCGGCGGCGGCGGACGAAGGCCACGAACACGCTCAGCACCGCGACGAAACACACCGTCAGCACATCGGTCTGGCCCGGCTGGTCGAGCTGGAACGCGGGCAGGTTGAGCATCACGA
The sequence above is a segment of the Streptomyces asoensis genome. Coding sequences within it:
- a CDS encoding PP2C family protein-serine/threonine phosphatase, which encodes MGRLDGDRRGWLRGAPPPRWVRALPLLLVVGVCVATLTSPEPLDIGFMLGAIPPLAVLSYGPAATALLGAAVVVMLNLPAFQLDQPGQTDVLTVCFVAVLSVFVAFVRRRRDAQLDTERTIAEAAQNAVVPPVPGRVGPVRCAGLYRAAQRGTLVGGDFFDVRTSEHGVRAVLGDVQGHGLAAVATVASLLGAFREAVLDQPDLARVAARLDRRLTVDSARVTHAELFATAVLLEFTPDADAVSVVVCGHPPPVLLREGTATELDVVPWTPLGLGLPEGAPLTAHVLPLRPGDRLFLASDGVSEARDAAGVFYPLLDRLPALAAGADPATTAERVWTDVLHHCPAVRDDVTMLVLAPVGPADR